In Pseudorasbora parva isolate DD20220531a chromosome 9, ASM2467924v1, whole genome shotgun sequence, the following proteins share a genomic window:
- the aqp1a.2 gene encoding aquaporin-1a.2, translating to MARELKSWSFWRAVLAEFVGMTIFIFIGIGSAIGNKHNKYPDQEVKVALAFGLAIATLAQSLGHISGAHLNPAITVGLLVSCQISFFRAFMYIVAQMFGAVVASGIMFKVSPDPETTLGLNMLSNGVTVGQGFAIELFATFQLVLCVLAVTDKHRTDVTGSAPLAIGLSVGLGHLVAISYTGCGINPARSFGPAVILESFKNHWVYWVAPLIGGVAAAVVYDFLLYPKREAFGKRLNVLKGTADPDPSETEALIEPRTPRSGSGGLGAE from the exons ATGGCACGAGAGCTTAAAAGTTGGTCCTTTTGGCGGGCAGTATTGGCCGAGTTTGTTGGgatgaccattttcatttttattggtATAGGTTCTGCCATTGGAAACAAGCATAACAAATATCCTGACCAGGAGGTTAAAGTAGCTTTAGCTTTTGGTCTGGCGATTGCCACACTGGCTCAGAGTTTGGGGCATATCAGTGGAGCCCACTTGAACCCAGCGATTACTGTAGGACTTTTGGTTAGCTGTCAGATCAGTTTCTTTAGGGCCTTCATGTATATCGTTGCCCAGATGTTCGGAGCTGTGGTGGCTAGTGGCATTATGTTCAAAGTTAGTCCTGACCCTGAAACAACACTGGGACTCAATATG CTGAGTAACGGTGTGACAGTGGGACAGGGATTTGCCATTGAGCTTTTTGCAACATTTCAGCTGGTACTCTGTGTCTTGGCCGTAACAGATAAACATCGGACTGATGTTACAGGCTCTGCACCCCTAGCCATTGGACTATCAGTTGGTTTAGGGCACCTGGTAGCA ATCAGTTACACTGGGTGCGGCATCAACCCTGCTCGATCTTTTGGACCAGCCGTTATTCTTGAATCCTTTAAAAACCACTGG GTATACTGGGTTGCACCCTTGATTGGCGGGGTGGCTGCTGCTGTTGTGTATGACTTCTTGCTCTACCCAAAAAGGGAAGCGTTTGGCAAGCGACTGAATGTTCTAAAGGGTACAGCTGATCCGGACCCCTCGGAGACAGAAGCCCTAATCGAACCCCGAACCCCCAGATCTGGTTCTG GAGGTCTGGGAGCTGAGTAA